Proteins found in one Hypericibacter terrae genomic segment:
- a CDS encoding RidA family protein, translated as MSKIQRIGVGARLSDAVVHGDTVYLAGQVADKPVPSAAKQTQQILKSIDKLLKQAGSDKSKILKCNIWLSDIRYYDEMNKVWDGWVSKGNPPARATVEARLAGPEYLVEIMVVAAK; from the coding sequence ATGAGCAAGATTCAGCGGATCGGCGTCGGCGCGCGCCTCAGCGATGCGGTCGTCCATGGCGACACGGTCTATCTGGCGGGCCAGGTCGCCGACAAGCCGGTGCCGTCAGCGGCCAAGCAGACGCAGCAGATCCTGAAGAGCATCGACAAGCTGCTGAAGCAGGCCGGCTCGGACAAGTCGAAGATCCTGAAATGCAACATCTGGCTCTCCGACATCCGCTATTACGACGAGATGAACAAGGTGTGGGACGGCTGGGTCTCCAAGGGCAACCCGCCCGCCCGCGCCACCGTCGAGGCGCGCCTCGCGGGCCCCGAATATCTGGTCGAGATCATGGTGGTCGCGGCAAAGTAA
- a CDS encoding endonuclease/exonuclease/phosphatase family protein, whose product MRVASYNIQYSLGQDGRYDMARVLSAVRDADVICLQEVERNWHRSGMVDQPALIQELLPDRYAAYGSPFDVDASATDELGRLINRRRQFGQMTLSRWPILAARAHILPKLDTGRRFNMVTGALETIIAAPGGPLRLFNIHLSDASVEERLLQIEHLMGLLRHSSREGGVWNGSEADPAHWQTENPPPLPAEAMLLGDFNAEPGSAEYVAVTRGTRTARSLPDTAGDHHAFVDSWIAAGHQARRGITYRRNPAQLAEWDQRIDYCFLPLAWVPRLIGARIDAEATGSDHQPIWVELKG is encoded by the coding sequence ATGCGCGTCGCCAGCTACAACATCCAATACTCGCTGGGCCAGGATGGCCGATACGACATGGCGCGCGTCTTGAGCGCCGTGCGCGACGCGGACGTCATCTGTCTCCAGGAGGTCGAGCGGAACTGGCATCGGTCCGGCATGGTCGACCAGCCGGCCCTGATCCAGGAGCTGCTGCCGGACCGCTACGCCGCCTATGGCAGCCCGTTCGATGTCGATGCCAGCGCCACCGACGAACTCGGCCGGCTGATCAACCGGCGCCGGCAATTCGGCCAGATGACGCTGAGCCGCTGGCCCATCCTCGCGGCGCGCGCCCATATCCTGCCGAAGCTCGATACCGGGCGGCGCTTCAACATGGTGACCGGCGCGCTCGAGACCATCATCGCCGCGCCCGGCGGCCCTCTGCGCCTTTTCAACATCCATCTGAGCGACGCCTCGGTCGAGGAGCGGCTGCTGCAGATCGAGCATCTCATGGGATTGCTGCGCCACTCCTCCCGAGAGGGCGGCGTGTGGAACGGCAGCGAGGCCGATCCGGCTCACTGGCAGACCGAGAATCCGCCGCCTCTCCCCGCCGAGGCGATGCTGCTGGGCGATTTCAATGCCGAGCCCGGCTCGGCCGAATATGTCGCGGTGACGCGGGGCACGAGAACGGCGCGTTCCCTTCCCGATACCGCCGGCGACCATCACGCCTTCGTCGACAGCTGGATCGCCGCCGGCCATCAGGCCCGGCGCGGCATCACCTATCGCCGCAATCCGGCCCAGCTCGCCGAATGGGACCAGCGCATCGACTATTGCTTCCTGCCGCTGGCCTGGGTGCCCCGCCTGATCGGCGCCCGCATCGATGCCGAAGCGACCGGGTCGGACCATCAGCCGATCTGGGTGGAGTTGAAGGGCTGA
- a CDS encoding TetR/AcrR family transcriptional regulator → MAPPRPRQSTGRKARARIPLRQTAATHKARTRKAPLDRKQEIVEASIAVLAEQGYAAFTLARVAQAAGVSTALIIVHFKGKERLLTEVLKRLGQSYYGALHASQFGTRGGPADLLWSLVEAEFADESFPPRHFAAWKTFWTETEARRAYVALFAPQALHFLELTTELCRRIVAEGHYPDHDPVVAARLIDTLLGGLWIDMTVAPKPLTVEQARLAARAQLALVFPQHFTAKGPR, encoded by the coding sequence ATGGCGCCCCCACGACCCCGACAAAGTACTGGACGCAAAGCGCGGGCCCGCATCCCGCTCCGGCAGACGGCGGCGACGCACAAGGCCCGCACGCGCAAAGCCCCGCTCGACCGGAAACAGGAGATCGTCGAAGCCAGCATCGCCGTGCTGGCCGAGCAAGGCTATGCGGCCTTCACCCTGGCCCGGGTGGCGCAGGCGGCCGGGGTCTCGACCGCTCTCATCATCGTCCATTTCAAGGGCAAGGAACGGCTGCTGACGGAAGTGCTGAAGCGGCTCGGTCAGAGCTATTACGGCGCGCTCCACGCCAGCCAGTTCGGCACCCGCGGCGGCCCTGCGGACCTGCTCTGGAGCCTGGTCGAGGCCGAGTTCGCCGACGAGAGCTTCCCGCCGCGCCATTTCGCGGCCTGGAAGACCTTCTGGACGGAAACCGAGGCCCGCCGCGCCTATGTCGCGCTGTTCGCGCCGCAGGCCCTTCATTTCCTCGAGCTGACGACCGAGCTCTGCCGCCGGATCGTCGCGGAGGGTCATTATCCGGACCATGATCCGGTCGTGGCCGCACGACTGATCGACACGCTGCTGGGCGGCTTGTGGATCGACATGACTGTCGCGCCGAAACCGCTGACGGTCGAGCAGGCCCGGCTTGCCGCGCGCGCGCAGCTGGCTCTCGTCTTTCCGCAGCACTTCACGGCCAAAGGCCCGCGATGA
- a CDS encoding DUF1186 domain-containing protein produces the protein MTIDDIIRDFATTGSTLPRSSMQWALENWDDAYPRFAGLLEAYVGGTDRSEEAERALLFVIYLLAEKDEKRAFRALCSLIREAEAIETILDDGITEDMEAILISMFDGSEQVLNAVIEDVDADEFVRAGALLARAYLTRTGHFTDDEMRAYLQHLFDEMEPRGPCYVWAGWLDAVSLLGYGDLAARAEELCRLEFVEPGIMNVNDFRGSLRRTLGDPERMAGFEHRRIAPYTDAIGSLSRWYCFSGQYKADQARYAREGDDDEEFGDIDLGADLPQLDILVPRINPLRHVGRNDLCPCGSGKKFKKCCLSGPGTTP, from the coding sequence ATGACCATCGACGATATCATCCGCGACTTCGCGACGACCGGCAGCACGCTGCCGCGTTCCTCCATGCAGTGGGCGTTGGAGAACTGGGATGACGCCTATCCGCGCTTCGCCGGGTTGCTGGAGGCCTATGTGGGCGGGACTGACCGCTCCGAGGAAGCGGAGCGTGCGCTTCTCTTCGTGATCTATCTCCTGGCCGAGAAAGACGAGAAACGGGCCTTCCGCGCGCTCTGCTCGCTCATCCGCGAGGCCGAGGCCATCGAGACGATACTGGACGACGGGATCACGGAGGATATGGAGGCCATTCTCATCTCTATGTTCGATGGGAGCGAGCAGGTCTTGAACGCGGTGATCGAGGATGTCGATGCCGACGAGTTCGTTCGGGCGGGGGCGCTGCTGGCCAGGGCCTATCTCACCCGAACGGGCCATTTCACCGACGACGAGATGCGCGCCTATCTCCAGCATCTCTTCGACGAGATGGAACCTCGGGGTCCCTGCTATGTCTGGGCCGGCTGGCTCGATGCTGTTTCGCTCCTGGGCTATGGCGACCTCGCGGCGCGAGCCGAGGAGCTTTGCAGGCTCGAATTCGTCGAGCCGGGCATCATGAACGTCAACGATTTCCGCGGGAGTTTGCGCCGCACGCTCGGCGACCCTGAGCGGATGGCGGGCTTCGAACATCGCCGTATCGCGCCATATACCGACGCTATCGGCTCGCTGTCGCGCTGGTACTGTTTCTCCGGCCAGTACAAGGCCGATCAGGCTCGTTATGCACGCGAGGGCGACGACGATGAGGAGTTCGGGGATATCGATCTCGGCGCCGATCTGCCGCAGCTCGATATCCTGGTGCCTCGGATCAACCCGCTGCGGCATGTCGGCCGTAACGACCTTTGCCCTTGCGGCAGTGGCAAGAAATTCAAGAAATGCTGCCTCTCGGGGCCCGGAACGACTCCATGA